A single Metarhizium brunneum chromosome 5, complete sequence DNA region contains:
- the FUS6_3 gene encoding Efflux pump FUS6: MATDIDVLAGGATVDAGSQTNKKGLKFWLVFAAISLTTFLAALDTSIISTALPTIAADLGSESLYVWIIDSYLLASTATIPIFAQAANIYGRRSLILISVLLFALGSGLCGGASNNAMMIGGRSVQGVGGGGILTMSEIIVCDLVSIRERGLYAGIIGGIWAIASVIAPIIGGAFAQNITWRWIFYINLPISGVSIIALALFLQLRRPPAGTIKSQIARIDWGGSFLLITSITAIILALSWGGSTNPWSSWRTIVPLVLGFIGLVFFFVYQAAPWLTDPTMPLRLFGNRTAVTVFIMSFIHSMLLFWVCYFLPVYFQGVKEASPSRSAVMLFPIATTSAPGGVIAGISITKTGTYRIWHFLGFGLMALGCGLFTLFDEATPTGQWVGFQLLFGFGCGFVFTSCLPPILASLPDSDVATATGAWTFLRNFGSIWGIAIPAAVFNTHANKLASEVSDPSVRALLVNGGAYGHATREFITMFNGDPALKSEILSLYVRGLKVVWEVSIAFALLGLAFAFFVPSIELRDELNTEYGMKEAETKPTTDLGDKA; the protein is encoded by the coding sequence ATGGCGACTGATATCGATGTCCTCGCGGGCGGCGCAACCGTCGACGCTGGGTCGCAAACGAACAAGAAAGGACTCAAGTTCTGGCTAGTTTTTGCAGCCATTTCTCTCACAACCTTTCTCGCGGCTCTCGAcacatccatcatctcaactGCGCTGCCTACCATTGCGGCCGACCTTGGGTCCGAGAGCTTGTATGTGTGGATCATAGATTCGTATCTGCTGGCCTCGACCGCTACGATTCCCATATTTGCCCAGGCTGCCAACATCTACGGGCGACGCAGCCTCATACTCATTTCCGTGCTGCTCTTTGCGCTTGGAAGCGGCCTCTGTGGCGGCGCGTCCAACAATGCCATGATGATTGGTGGACGATCAGTCCAGggcgtgggcggcggcggcattctGACCATGTCGGAGATCATCGTCTGTGATCTCGTCTCCATTCGCGAGAGGGGCCTTTATGCCGGTATTATCGGAGGCATCTGGGCTATTGCTTCCGTCATTGCTCCAATAATAGGCGGCGCGTTTGCACAAAACATCACCTGGCGCTGGATCTTCTACATCAATCTACCCATTTCTGGCGTCTCCATCATTGCTCTGGCGCTGTTCCTCCAGCTACGCCGGCCTCCTGCTGGCACCATCAAGAGCCAAATTGCGCGAATAGACTGGGGCGGTAGTTTTCTGCTCATAACGTCCATTACGGCCATCATTCTGGCTCTTAGCTGGGGAGGTTCGACCAACCCGTGGTCTTCTTGGAGGACCATCGTCCCTCTTGTTCTGGGCTTCATTGGCCTTGTATTCTTTTTTGTGTACCAGGCAGCCCCTTGGTTGACGGATCCCACGATGCCGTTGCGACTGTTCGGCAACCGTACAGCCGTCACAGTCTTCATAATGAGTTTCATCCATAGCATGCTACTGTTCTGGGTCTGCTACTTCCTGCCTGTTTACTTTCAGGGTGTCAAGGAAGCTAGTCCATCTCGATCCGCCGTCATGCTATTCCCTATTGCAACAACCAGCGCTCCAGGTGGTGTAATTGCCGGTATTTCCATCACAAAAACTGGAACGTATCGTATCTGGCACTTCCTCGGATTCGGCCTCATGGCGTTGGGTTGCGGTTTATTCACCCTCTTTGACGAGGCCACTCCAACTGGCCAGTGGGTTGGCTTCCAGCttctctttggctttggTTGCGGTTTTGTCTTCACCAGCTGCCTGCCTCCCATTCTGGCCAGTCTACCTGATTCAGACGTTGCAACAGCTACAGGTGCCTGGACATTTCTTCGGAACTTTGGCTCTATATGGGGGATTGCTATAcctgccgccgtcttcaacacACATGCTAACAAATTAGCCTCTGAAGTCTCTGATCCGAGTGTGCGGGCCCTTCTTGTGAACGGGGGAGCTTACGGCCATGCCACGCGTGAATTCATTACCATGTTTAACGGAGACCCTGCCCTAAAATCCGAAATATTGAGCCTCTATGTCCGGGGGCTCAAAGTCGTTTGGGAAGTGTCTATTGCTTTTGCgctccttggcctggctTTTGCTTTCTTCGTTCCATCTATAGAGCTCAGAGACGAGTTGAACACTGAGTATGGAATGAAAGAAGCAGAGACGAAACCTACTACCGACCTGGGCGACAAGGCTTGA
- the FUS8 gene encoding Cytochrome P450 monooxygenase FUS8: MTPNTSQPILSAPTHLLASPWLANDLSVKSLVLVTLAVLIFAPKLAKLIQNILTPVFSIPGPLINKISSWPLAIATINGSSHDFAQRLHEKHGPIVVLAPGMVSVSDTTEIKRIIHTEDWMKSRAIYGNFRQDPERPTLLAFTDKKPYSKRKRMVSSMFGIKYIRSMEPLMLGCVEVAVDVMGKTCDGATGDFAVVDVQQFIHALAIDIIGVTTFGQSFHVVENGSHPLPSSLKKGLKIAGLMQLIPWIRKIPLLPTRDPYVSSFTYDIVDNRRRTFRETTTQDLLQKLVEVSDDSPGSDFNTTDVQDESVVMLTAGSETTANAELFTLIMLLKHPEAMHRVLEEVDEWYSPGDRSRPTDCGYSQAGMTYLQACIDEAMRLVPGQPNGSPREAPKDEQVLGYRIPRGTTVFPNTQAAHLQDVFADRPDEYVPERWLDIYSQGNDGSIPYWPFSAGSRVCIGKHFAMQEMHLTLVTLLRHFTFQYVRGQDESTMFRIAQQLRSNSYSVEVQRRAVS; the protein is encoded by the exons ATGACCCCGAATACCTCTCAGCCCATCCTCAGCGCTCCCACTCACCTCCTTGCCTCGCCATGGCTAGCCAATGACCTCAGTGTCAAGAGCCTAGTTCTTGTGACATTGGCTGTTCTCATTTTTGCACCCAAACTCGCCAAG TTGATCCAAAACATCCTGACACCGGTGTTCTCGATCCCCGGACCACTCATCAACAAGATAAGCTCATGGCCACTGGCCATTGCAACAATTAATGGAAGCAG TCACGATTTTGCGCAAAGACTCCACGAGAAACATGGCCCCATTGTAGTTCTTGCACCCGGGATGGTTTCCGTCTCCGACACGACGGAGATTAAGCGAATCATACATACGGAGGACTGGATGAAATCTCGGGCTATTTATGGAAATTTCCGCCAAGACCCGGAGCGTCCTACGCTGCTCGCTTTTACCGACAAGAAGCCCTACTCGAAGCGGAAGCGCATGGTGTCTTCCATGTTTGGCATCAAGTACATCCGCAGCATGGAGCCTCTGATGTTGGGCTGCGTCGAGGTCGCCGTAGATGTAATGGGCAAGACGTGTGATGGCGCGACCGGTGattttgccgtcgtcgacgtgcAACAGTTTATTCATGCTCTGGCCATTGACATCATCGGCGTCACCACCTTTGGCCAAAGTTTCCACGTTGTCGAGAATGGGAGTCATCCGCTGCCATCAAGTCTCAAAAAGGGCTTGAAGATCGCCGGTCTCATGCAACTAATTCCCTGGATTCGCAAGATTCCCTTGCTCCCCACCAGAGACCCCTACGTTAGCAGCTTCACCTATGACATTGTCGACAATCGCCGGCGGACATTCCGCGAGACGACGACACAGGATCTACTGCAAAAGCTTGTCGAGGTGTCGGACGATTCGCCCGGATCCGACTTCAACACTACGGACGTGCAAGATGAGAGCGTGGTCATGTTGACGGCCGGCAGTGAAACAACGGCAAATGCCGAATTGTTTACCCTCATCATGCTGCTCAAGCATCCCGAGGCTATGCATCGAGTTCTCGAGGAAGTGGACGAGTGGTATTCGCCTGGAGACAGAAGTAGACCTACAGACTGTGGCTACTCACAAGCGGGAATGACGTACCTACAGGCCTGCATTGATGAAGCCATGCGCCTGGTGCCAGGGCAGCCGAATGGAAGTCCGAGGGAAGCTCCCAAGGATGAACAAGTTCTCGGATACCGGATTCCCCGGGGGACTACCGTGTTTCCTAATACCCAGGCAGCGCATTTACAGGACGTCTTTGCGGACCGGCCTGACGAGTACGTTCCGGAAAGATGGCTCGACATTTATAGTCAAGGCAATGACGGCAGTATTCCATATTGGCCCTTTTCGGCAGGAAGTCGAGTGTGTATTGGAAAGCACTTTGCCATGCAAGAGATGCATCTCACTCTGGTGACGCTTCTCAGGCATTTCACATTTCAGTATGTCCGGGGCCAAGATGAGAGCACAATGTTTCGCATCGCCCAGCAGTTGCGATCAAACTCGTACAGTGTCGAGGTGCAGAGACGGGCGGTATCTTGA
- the FUS9 gene encoding Methyltransferase FUS9, whose translation MASLARDMNNVPMQGMGQYSSNAALQHEAMLKALPLLEKAAHQATLNKKTPDDEPLTVIEYGSAHGNNSIRPLEQVLQSMTGSTVQLLLCDRPENDFTTLSRTMSGWIDALDKTSAPKAIFLSMIPRSFYQDVVPAESVDLAFSLACLHHLEHMPPDLDGAPDSERKRLLQRQSRRDLCRFLRLRAGELRSGGTLAMSFVSQSSLGKENYAGLVDSCRRAMADMVRVGELPLGVARAFQIPTHDRTLDDVKGVVQELADAWRLHDVFEEGVLHPAVEGLERAKQSDPHGRASEQYAKTVVDWLMAVCSGYFLKAVSVAAPDVSAEQAAVLLSKWVHGTRESFLRDHRDEEVFCSFIYVLLERI comes from the exons ATGGCGTCCCTCGCGCGTGACATGAACAATGTTCCCATGCAGGGAATGGGCCAATACAGTTCCAACGCGGCCCTGCAGCACGAGGCGATGCTCAAGGCGTTGCCTCTTCTTGAGAAAGCGGCACATCAGGCTACCCTCAACAAAAAGACGCCTGATGACGAGCCATTAACCGTCATCGAGTATGGGTCCGCCCACGGGAACAATTC CATCCGGCCGTTGGAACAAGTGTTGCAGTCAATGACTGGCTCGACAGTTCAGCTCCTGCTCTGTGATCGTCCAGAGAATGACTTCACCACCCTGTCTCGCACCATGTCGGGATGGATCGACGCTCTGGACAAGACGTCTGCGCCCAAGGCAATTTTCCTCTCCATGATTCCACGAAGCTTCTACCAAGACGTGGTGCCTGCGGAATCGGTCGACCTGGCCTTCTCGCTAGCCTGCCTTCACCACTTGGAGCACATGCCGCCGGACCTTGATGGCGCGCCAGACTCGGAGAGGAAACGCCTCCTGCAGAGACAGTCCCGCAGGGACCTTTGTCGCTTTCTTCGGCTTCGCGCCGGCGAGCTGCGGAGCGGTGGGACGCTGGCAATGTCCTTTGTGAGCCAGTCATCGCTGGGCAAAGAGAATTACGCCGGCTTGGTGGATTCCTGCCGCAGGGCCATGGCGGACATGGTCCGCGTCGGAGAGTTGCCGCTCGGCGTCGCTCGGGCATTCCAGATTCCCACCCATGACAGAACGCTGGACGATGTCAAGGGCGTGGTGCAGGAACTGGCAGATGCGTGGAGGCTTCACGATGTTTTCGAAGAGGGCGTCCTGCACCCCGCCGTCGAAGGCCTCGAGCGTGCAAAACAGTCGGACCCTCACGGGCGTGCGAGTGAGCAATATGCCAAGACGGTTGTGGATTGGCTCATGGCCGTGTGCTCTGGGTATTTCCTCAAGGCAGTCAGCGTCGCCGCGCCCGACGTGTCCGCCGAACAGGCCGCCGTGCTGCTATCTAAATGGGTACATGGCACGAGGGAGTCATTCTTGCGAGACCACAGGGACGAGGAAGTGTTTTGTTCCTTTATTTACGTGCTTTTGGAGCGCATCTGA